One window from the genome of Spirosoma rhododendri encodes:
- a CDS encoding LacI family DNA-binding transcriptional regulator: MTKEVTIYDIAKRLNYSPATVSRALNDHPAIRGETKELINATAQQMGYRSNTFASNLRRQKTSTLGIIVPRLNSNFMSRVLAGMEKAANDASYNLIITQSLESEIKEVANAKTLFDSRVDGLLVSVAYNTESNEHFETFIRRGVPVLFFDRVIQHPKCVSVSIDNEMAGYEATRHLLEQGCRRIAHITGIMRRNVYGDRLAGYRRALNEQALSVDDSLVVESDLSFEAGYQAGQAILAMPNRPDGIFVANDFCAAGCMLALKQAGISIPGDMAIVGFNDDPVAQVISPRLTTVHYAGEKMGEIAARSLINFLNGLQDIQATNRIVLRSELVVRESSVRRGK, encoded by the coding sequence ATGACCAAAGAAGTAACGATTTACGACATCGCGAAACGATTGAATTATTCCCCGGCAACCGTCAGCCGGGCGCTTAATGATCACCCGGCCATCCGGGGTGAAACGAAAGAGCTGATCAATGCCACGGCTCAGCAGATGGGCTATCGGTCCAACACATTCGCCAGCAATCTGCGTCGGCAAAAGACGTCGACGCTGGGGATTATCGTGCCCCGGCTCAACAGCAATTTCATGTCGAGGGTACTGGCTGGGATGGAAAAGGCGGCCAACGATGCTTCCTACAATCTGATTATCACTCAGTCGCTGGAATCCGAGATCAAGGAAGTCGCCAATGCCAAAACGCTGTTCGATAGCCGGGTCGATGGGCTGCTGGTGTCTGTCGCGTACAATACCGAGTCGAACGAGCACTTTGAAACGTTTATACGCCGGGGGGTTCCGGTCCTGTTTTTCGACCGGGTTATTCAGCATCCCAAATGCGTGAGCGTGTCGATCGATAACGAGATGGCCGGCTATGAAGCAACCCGCCATCTGCTCGAACAGGGGTGTCGGCGCATCGCGCACATCACCGGAATTATGCGCCGGAACGTCTACGGCGACCGGCTGGCCGGGTATCGCCGGGCGCTGAACGAGCAGGCCCTTTCGGTCGATGATAGTCTGGTGGTTGAATCCGACCTGAGTTTTGAAGCGGGGTATCAGGCTGGGCAGGCGATACTGGCGATGCCCAACCGCCCCGACGGCATCTTCGTTGCCAACGATTTTTGCGCGGCTGGGTGCATGCTGGCGCTTAAACAGGCGGGTATCAGCATACCCGGCGATATGGCGATTGTCGGCTTCAACGACGACCCCGTCGCGCAGGTGATAAGCCCCAGGCTGACGACCGTACACTATGCCGGTGAAAAAATGGGCGAGATTGCCGCCCGCAGCCTGATCAACTTTCTTAATGGCCTACAGGATATACAGGCCACGAATCGAATTGTGCTGCGATCCGAACTGGTTGTCAGAGAATCGTCGGTCAGACGCGGAAAGTAG
- a CDS encoding glycoside hydrolase family 43 protein, translated as MKRIRISLALAALSCLSLSTFAQTETGKTPISQPLVSHIYTADPSAHVFNGKIYIYPSHDIDAKDVKEDDDGGHFAMRDYHILSMDKIGGPVKDNGVALDIKDIPWAGRQLWAPDAAYKNGTYYLYFPVKDKQDVFHLGVATSKSPVGPFKAEPQPMKGTYSIDPCVFQDTDGKSYLYFGGIWGGQLQRWDNNQYDAKGALKKPEEVAYLPRVARLAADMKELAEPVKAVQLLDENGKPFLEKDNDKRFFEAAWLHKYKGKYYFSYSTGDTHNLCYAMGDSPYGPFTYKGVLLKPVLGWTNHHSIIEKDGKWYLFYHDIQLSGKTHLRNVKVTEMTYNPDGTIKTIDAYK; from the coding sequence ATGAAACGTATTCGCATTTCATTGGCGCTAGCCGCACTGAGTTGCCTGTCGCTATCGACGTTTGCCCAGACCGAAACCGGCAAAACCCCCATTTCGCAGCCGCTGGTATCGCACATCTACACCGCTGACCCATCGGCCCACGTTTTCAACGGCAAAATTTACATCTACCCCTCGCACGACATCGACGCCAAAGACGTCAAGGAAGATGACGACGGCGGGCACTTCGCCATGCGCGATTATCACATCCTGTCGATGGATAAGATCGGTGGCCCCGTGAAAGACAATGGCGTAGCACTCGACATCAAAGACATCCCCTGGGCAGGGCGGCAGCTTTGGGCACCGGATGCGGCCTACAAAAACGGCACGTATTACCTCTATTTCCCCGTCAAAGACAAGCAGGACGTGTTCCACCTTGGCGTCGCAACGAGCAAAAGCCCGGTGGGTCCGTTCAAGGCCGAGCCGCAGCCGATGAAAGGTACATACAGCATCGATCCCTGCGTTTTTCAGGATACCGATGGCAAGTCGTATCTGTATTTCGGCGGCATCTGGGGCGGTCAATTACAGCGGTGGGACAACAATCAGTACGACGCGAAAGGGGCGCTGAAAAAGCCTGAAGAAGTCGCGTACCTGCCCCGCGTAGCCCGGCTGGCTGCTGACATGAAAGAGCTGGCCGAACCCGTTAAGGCGGTTCAACTGCTGGACGAAAACGGCAAGCCATTCCTCGAAAAAGACAACGACAAACGCTTTTTCGAAGCCGCCTGGCTGCATAAATACAAAGGCAAGTACTACTTCTCGTACTCGACCGGCGACACGCACAACCTGTGCTACGCGATGGGCGACAGTCCGTACGGTCCTTTCACCTACAAAGGTGTACTGCTGAAGCCGGTGCTTGGCTGGACGAACCACCATTCGATCATCGAAAAAGACGGCAAGTGGTACCTGTTTTACCACGACATCCAACTGTCGGGCAAGACGCACCTGCGGAATGTGAAAGTCACCGAAATGACCTACAACCCCGACGGCACGATCAAAACAATCGACGCGTACAAGTAA
- a CDS encoding sialate O-acetylesterase, which produces MKSFIWICLLVLVNLTTQAQLRLPSLISDGMVLQRDTPLNIWGWASPGEKIAIRFSGKSYKTTTDASGKWQVKLPSMKAGGPFTMDIAGNTQLSVKDILIGDVWFCSGQSNMVHQLNIHDVTYANEIATANYPQIRQFWVPTLTSLQGPQTDVPNGQWKKAVGPDVRPFSAVAYFFAKKIHQQYNIPVGIINASVGGTPIEAWISESGLTSFSALEATVAQNKDTSYVNGLTRRQLAMPRPAPPVDLGTSGATKWYDPAYMPKGWRPINVPGYWEDQGVKDLNGIVWYRREIDVPAAMVGKPATVFLGRIVDADELYVNGKSVGRTTYMYPQRRYKLPANVLKAGKNVLVVRVTNNGGKGGFVPDKPYSLFAGADTVDLKGTWQYKVGVAFPSMGGGGFAGGISAQNQPTALYNAMVAPEIKYTIKGFCWYQGESNAGKPAEYAQLLPALIADWRGKWQQGTLPFLYVQLPGFMDYNYQPSESGWAVLRESQLSALSVPNTAMVVAIDLGEWNDIHPDNKKDVGERLALTALKTAYHENIVASGPLYQSANIDGNKITLSFTNVGGGLTTRDGEAPGDFAIAGADKKFVWANARIEGNTVVVSSDDVPNPQYVRYAWADNPVNANLTNKEGLPASPFRTDK; this is translated from the coding sequence ATGAAATCGTTCATCTGGATTTGTCTGCTCGTACTCGTTAATCTGACAACACAGGCTCAATTACGTTTACCGAGTTTGATTAGCGACGGCATGGTGTTGCAGCGCGATACGCCCCTCAACATCTGGGGATGGGCCTCTCCCGGTGAAAAAATCGCAATACGCTTTAGCGGAAAAAGCTACAAGACGACCACCGACGCAAGCGGAAAATGGCAGGTTAAGCTACCGTCGATGAAAGCGGGTGGGCCGTTCACGATGGACATCGCAGGCAACACCCAGCTTAGCGTCAAAGACATCCTGATCGGCGACGTCTGGTTTTGCAGCGGGCAGAGCAACATGGTGCACCAGCTGAATATCCACGACGTCACCTACGCCAACGAAATCGCGACGGCCAACTATCCGCAAATCCGGCAGTTCTGGGTACCGACGCTCACCAGCCTGCAAGGCCCGCAAACCGACGTACCCAACGGGCAGTGGAAGAAGGCGGTGGGGCCGGATGTGCGGCCGTTCTCGGCGGTGGCTTATTTTTTCGCGAAGAAAATTCACCAGCAGTACAACATACCAGTGGGCATCATCAACGCCAGCGTCGGCGGAACGCCTATCGAAGCCTGGATCAGTGAAAGCGGGTTGACCAGTTTTTCGGCACTCGAAGCAACGGTGGCCCAAAATAAAGATACCAGCTACGTCAACGGCCTGACGCGCCGACAATTGGCCATGCCACGGCCCGCTCCGCCCGTCGATCTGGGCACGTCGGGCGCGACGAAGTGGTACGATCCGGCTTACATGCCGAAAGGCTGGCGGCCGATCAACGTGCCGGGCTACTGGGAAGATCAGGGCGTGAAAGACCTCAACGGCATTGTCTGGTATCGGCGCGAAATCGACGTACCAGCGGCTATGGTCGGCAAACCCGCGACGGTTTTTCTGGGCCGTATCGTCGATGCCGATGAACTGTATGTCAACGGCAAATCGGTGGGTCGGACGACGTATATGTATCCCCAACGCCGGTACAAGCTGCCCGCCAATGTACTGAAAGCCGGGAAAAACGTACTCGTGGTGCGGGTCACCAACAACGGCGGCAAAGGCGGCTTCGTCCCCGACAAGCCGTACAGTCTCTTCGCCGGTGCCGATACGGTCGACCTGAAAGGAACGTGGCAGTACAAAGTTGGCGTTGCGTTTCCGTCTATGGGCGGGGGCGGTTTTGCTGGCGGTATCAGCGCGCAGAATCAGCCGACGGCCCTGTACAACGCGATGGTAGCGCCCGAAATCAAGTACACCATCAAAGGATTTTGCTGGTATCAGGGCGAGAGCAACGCCGGAAAACCCGCCGAATACGCCCAGCTACTGCCCGCCCTGATCGCCGACTGGCGGGGCAAATGGCAGCAGGGTACGCTCCCTTTCCTGTACGTTCAGCTACCCGGCTTTATGGACTATAACTACCAGCCGTCGGAAAGCGGGTGGGCCGTTCTCCGCGAATCTCAGCTTAGTGCGCTGTCGGTACCAAACACGGCGATGGTCGTTGCCATCGATCTGGGCGAGTGGAACGACATTCACCCCGACAACAAAAAAGACGTCGGCGAACGGCTGGCGCTGACCGCGCTAAAAACGGCTTACCACGAAAACATCGTTGCGTCGGGACCACTCTATCAATCGGCCAACATCGATGGCAACAAAATCACGCTCAGCTTTACCAACGTTGGCGGTGGCCTGACAACCCGAGACGGGGAAGCGCCCGGCGACTTCGCCATTGCCGGTGCCGACAAGAAATTCGTCTGGGCCAACGCCAGAATCGAGGGCAACACGGTGGTCGTGTCGAGCGATGACGTTCCGAACCCGCAGTATGTCCGCTATGCCTGGGCCGATAACCCGGTCAACGCCAATCTGACCAACAAAGAGGGCCTACCCGCATCCCCGTTCCGC
- a CDS encoding alpha-glucuronidase family glycosyl hydrolase: MNRLLLIGLLLLTHLTFADDGYRLWLKYDRLTDATVRSGYARSAQFIAVSGSSPVLKSATNELQLGLQGLLGTTVPTLPSAGTRQGGIVLTVGVSGADANELNEEGYRIVKRQGNILVMGKTDVGVLYGTFALLRQLQTGQSVDAINLVSSPKVKLRMLNHWDNPNGTIERGYAGGSLWKWSELPETIDPRYKDYARANASLGINGTVVNNVNASARMLTGEYLQKVAALAGVMRPYGIKVYLSVYFAAPKTLGGLKTSDPLDPEVRKWWTDKTAEIHRYIPDFGGFLVKANSEGEPGPQDYGRTHVDGANMLAAAMKPFPGVVIWRAFVYKADPTGDRFKAAYEEFTPFDGQFDPKVIVQVKNGPIDFQPREPFSPLFGAMPKTPLGIEFQLTQEYLGFATHLVYEAPVFKECLESDTYAAGKGSTVARVIDGSLHGYSQTLMAGVANTGSDRNWTGNPLAQANWYAFGRIAWDHTLTSAAIADEWVNMTLTRQPQAVSHVRAMLLRSRDIYVDYNAPIGLSRPWTGVHFAPEPWQNKSPRPDWTAVYYHRADSVGLGFDRTATGSNALAQYRPEVRRQWENVDNCPLPYLLWFHHVPWTKQLSTGRTLWDELCTRFYTSADSVRWLQQEWTLAKPALDPVLYTDVAGRLATQHREAIWWRDAWVLYLQEFAKKPVPKPFKQPEQTLDDVKKSVDIYLLR, encoded by the coding sequence ATGAACCGACTATTGCTGATTGGCCTGCTGCTCCTGACTCACCTTACGTTTGCAGACGATGGGTACCGGCTCTGGCTCAAATACGACCGACTTACTGATGCTACCGTCCGGTCGGGATACGCCCGGTCGGCTCAGTTTATCGCGGTCAGCGGCTCATCACCCGTCCTGAAATCGGCGACCAATGAGTTACAGTTGGGTTTACAGGGCTTGCTGGGTACAACTGTGCCTACCCTTCCCAGCGCCGGAACCCGGCAGGGCGGCATCGTGCTGACGGTGGGTGTTTCCGGTGCCGATGCCAACGAACTAAACGAGGAAGGCTACCGGATCGTGAAGCGGCAGGGGAATATTCTGGTAATGGGCAAAACCGACGTGGGCGTGCTGTACGGTACGTTTGCGCTGCTCCGCCAGTTGCAGACCGGCCAATCCGTCGACGCGATCAATCTGGTGAGCAGTCCAAAAGTAAAGCTGCGGATGCTGAATCACTGGGATAATCCCAACGGCACCATCGAGCGGGGTTACGCGGGCGGGTCGCTCTGGAAATGGTCGGAATTGCCCGAAACCATCGACCCCCGCTACAAAGACTACGCCCGCGCCAATGCGTCGCTGGGCATCAACGGCACCGTTGTCAACAACGTCAACGCCAGTGCGCGGATGCTGACGGGCGAGTACCTGCAAAAGGTAGCCGCCCTGGCCGGCGTTATGCGACCCTACGGCATCAAGGTGTATCTGTCGGTGTATTTCGCGGCTCCCAAAACGCTGGGTGGCCTTAAAACATCCGATCCCCTCGACCCGGAGGTAAGGAAATGGTGGACCGACAAAACCGCCGAAATTCACCGCTACATCCCGGACTTCGGCGGTTTTCTGGTGAAAGCCAATTCGGAGGGTGAACCCGGCCCGCAGGACTACGGCCGTACGCACGTCGACGGGGCCAACATGCTGGCGGCTGCCATGAAGCCGTTTCCGGGCGTGGTGATCTGGCGGGCATTCGTTTACAAAGCCGACCCAACGGGCGACCGGTTCAAAGCCGCCTACGAAGAGTTTACGCCGTTCGATGGGCAATTCGACCCGAAAGTGATCGTGCAGGTCAAGAACGGGCCGATTGATTTTCAGCCCCGCGAACCCTTTTCGCCCCTGTTCGGGGCCATGCCCAAAACCCCGCTGGGCATCGAGTTTCAGCTGACGCAGGAGTACCTCGGCTTTGCTACGCACCTCGTCTACGAAGCGCCCGTGTTCAAGGAGTGCCTGGAGTCGGATACCTACGCGGCTGGCAAAGGATCGACGGTGGCGCGGGTTATCGATGGGAGCCTGCACGGTTATTCGCAGACGCTCATGGCGGGGGTAGCCAACACGGGTTCCGACCGCAACTGGACCGGTAACCCACTGGCGCAGGCCAACTGGTACGCGTTCGGCCGGATCGCCTGGGATCATACGCTGACCTCAGCCGCCATTGCCGACGAATGGGTCAACATGACGCTTACCCGACAGCCACAGGCCGTTTCGCACGTTAGGGCCATGCTGCTCCGGTCGCGGGATATCTACGTCGATTACAACGCCCCCATCGGCCTGTCGCGCCCCTGGACGGGGGTTCACTTCGCCCCCGAACCCTGGCAGAACAAGAGCCCCCGCCCCGACTGGACAGCCGTTTACTACCACCGGGCCGATTCCGTCGGGCTGGGTTTCGACCGGACAGCGACGGGCAGCAATGCGCTGGCGCAGTATCGCCCGGAGGTGCGTCGGCAGTGGGAAAACGTCGACAACTGTCCCCTGCCCTACCTGCTGTGGTTTCACCATGTTCCCTGGACCAAACAACTCTCAACGGGCCGCACGCTCTGGGATGAACTCTGCACCCGCTTCTACACCAGTGCCGACTCAGTGCGCTGGCTCCAGCAGGAATGGACACTGGCAAAACCCGCCCTCGACCCGGTGCTGTACACCGACGTAGCGGGCCGGCTGGCGACGCAGCATAGGGAAGCGATCTGGTGGCGCGATGCCTGGGTGCTGTACCTCCAGGAGTTTGCGAAAAAGCCCGTTCCCAAGCCGTTCAAACAGCCCGAACAGACGCTGGACGACGTAAAAAAATCTGTTGATATTTACTTACTACGCTAG
- a CDS encoding endo-1,4-beta-xylanase, giving the protein MRFRSLLLLPLLSAMTAPEKGLKDYYKDYFPIGVAVNPRMVQPGPDAELIKAQFNSMTPENAMKIGPIHPEENRYNWKDADAIADFARQNNIKLRGHTLCWHNQTPAWLFVDSTGKTVSRDVLLARMKRHITDVMTRYKGTVYAWDVVNEAVPDTSTAIYRKTRFLEIIGEDYIEKMFQYAHEADPNAQLFYNDYNTETPSKRDRIFQLLKKLKAKGVPIDGVGLQAHWSIYEPTRSELEESITKFASLGLKVQFTEVDVSVYPKEHERRERRPTDKSEFTPAMNDQQAAQYKMLFEVFRKHRNTITGVTFWNLTDRYSWLDNFPVPGRKDYPLLFDQAGKPKKAYESVVRF; this is encoded by the coding sequence ATGCGCTTTCGTTCGTTACTCCTGTTACCACTGCTGTCGGCGATGACGGCCCCCGAGAAAGGGTTGAAGGATTATTATAAAGACTACTTCCCGATTGGCGTTGCCGTGAACCCGCGCATGGTGCAACCCGGCCCCGACGCCGAGCTAATCAAGGCGCAGTTCAACAGTATGACGCCCGAGAACGCGATGAAGATAGGGCCAATTCATCCCGAAGAGAATCGCTACAACTGGAAAGACGCCGACGCCATTGCCGACTTTGCCAGGCAGAACAACATCAAATTGCGGGGCCACACACTCTGCTGGCACAACCAGACACCAGCCTGGCTTTTCGTGGATTCGACCGGCAAAACCGTGAGCCGCGATGTGCTGCTGGCCCGGATGAAACGGCACATCACCGACGTCATGACCCGCTACAAAGGCACGGTATACGCCTGGGACGTGGTCAACGAAGCCGTGCCCGACACCAGCACAGCCATATATCGGAAGACGCGGTTTCTGGAAATCATCGGCGAAGATTACATCGAGAAAATGTTTCAGTACGCGCACGAAGCCGACCCGAACGCGCAGCTGTTCTACAACGACTACAACACGGAAACGCCATCCAAGCGGGATCGCATTTTTCAGCTGCTGAAGAAGCTGAAAGCGAAGGGCGTACCTATTGACGGCGTGGGATTACAGGCGCACTGGTCGATTTACGAACCCACCCGTTCGGAGTTGGAGGAGTCGATTACGAAGTTTGCCAGCCTGGGTCTGAAAGTGCAATTTACCGAGGTCGACGTGTCGGTGTACCCCAAAGAACACGAACGCCGGGAACGTCGGCCGACCGACAAAAGCGAGTTTACCCCGGCCATGAACGACCAGCAGGCAGCACAGTATAAGATGCTGTTCGAGGTGTTCCGCAAGCATCGCAACACGATTACCGGCGTCACGTTCTGGAACCTCACCGACCGCTATTCGTGGCTCGACAATTTCCCGGTACCTGGCCGCAAAGACTACCCGCTCCTCTTCGACCAGGCCGGCAAACCCAAAAAAGCCTACGAAAGCGTAGTCCGCTTCTAG
- a CDS encoding glycosyl hydrolase 115 family protein, whose product MKRLLFTLLILNLWIQSFAVTPGQYVATQAGKGRFPLTLKGQVAAMLTGPDEYAGVRRAMKSLEADIIRVTGAKPAPSPDSKDPKELILVGTLGKSPLIDKLVSDKKIDLSGLVGKWETYVTQVVDNPMPGVDPALVIAGSDKRGTIYGLYDLSAQIGVSPWHWWADVPVQTQKALYVLPGRHTAGTPAVKYRGIFINDEAPALSGWTKAKFGGFNHQFYEHVFELILRLKGNYLWPAMWGNAFYDDDPQNPKLADEYGVVIGTSHHEPLMRAHDEWRRYGKGPWNYQTNDSTLRAFWRKSVERMGTNESILSVGMRGDGDEPMSRETATALLEKIVADQRTIISDVTGKPAAETPQSWALYKEVQDYYDKGMRVPDDVTLLLCDDNWGNLRKLPTVGTPKRKGGYGIYYHYDYVGGPRNYKWLNTNTIARTREQMHLAYEHGVDQIWIVNVGDIKPMEFPIEFFLDYAWNPNAWPADKLTDYTRLWAQQQFGPKHAEAIARILTTYTQYNARRKPELLSPDTYSLTHYREAERVVADYNQLLSEAERIGKDLPTSYQDAYFQLVLHPVKASATLNELYVTAGRNRLYVKQGRSAANSLADRVKKLFERDAQITRFYNDTLAGGKWTHMMDQTHIGYTYWQQPNQNAMPKTETISVPTPADMGLTVEGSDDWFPGSAGSSLTLPTFDKYNQQTYYIDLFNRGQTPFTFQASAGAPWLTLSTTGGTVGQETRLLVGVNWKQAPAGTQQVPITLTGPNGQRVVVQAVVNNPASPLLDPAVGFVESNGYVSIDAEHPTHTTQTATATWQRLPDIGRTAGGMTSSPVTTPAIEQPGGQSPRLTYQVILADSGMVQVQTYVSPTLNFNDNKGLRFAISFDDETPQIVNMHANETGRVWEQSVANNIRILTTKHRLTKPGEHTLKYWLVDPAVVVQKFVIDRGGVKPSYLGPPESFRRDAPTMSHK is encoded by the coding sequence ATGAAACGTCTGCTGTTTACGCTGCTCATCCTGAATCTGTGGATTCAAAGTTTTGCCGTCACTCCCGGCCAGTACGTAGCTACCCAGGCTGGCAAGGGTCGGTTTCCGCTCACGTTAAAGGGGCAGGTAGCCGCCATGTTGACGGGTCCTGACGAATACGCCGGGGTGCGCCGGGCCATGAAAAGTCTGGAAGCCGACATCATTCGGGTAACGGGGGCTAAACCGGCTCCGTCGCCTGATTCGAAAGATCCAAAGGAATTGATACTGGTCGGCACGCTCGGTAAGAGTCCGCTGATCGATAAGCTGGTCAGCGACAAGAAAATTGACCTTTCCGGGCTTGTCGGCAAGTGGGAAACGTACGTCACGCAGGTTGTCGACAACCCCATGCCGGGCGTCGACCCGGCGCTGGTCATTGCGGGCAGCGACAAACGCGGGACCATCTACGGCCTGTATGACCTGTCGGCGCAAATTGGTGTTTCGCCCTGGCATTGGTGGGCCGACGTACCGGTACAGACCCAGAAGGCGCTGTACGTGCTGCCGGGTCGGCACACGGCAGGCACACCGGCGGTGAAATACCGGGGCATCTTCATCAACGACGAGGCCCCTGCCCTCTCGGGCTGGACGAAAGCCAAATTCGGCGGGTTTAACCACCAGTTTTACGAACACGTATTCGAGCTGATTCTGCGGCTGAAAGGCAATTACCTGTGGCCTGCCATGTGGGGCAACGCCTTCTACGACGACGATCCGCAGAACCCCAAGCTGGCCGACGAATACGGCGTCGTGATCGGTACGTCGCACCACGAGCCGCTGATGCGGGCGCACGACGAATGGCGTCGGTACGGCAAGGGGCCGTGGAATTACCAGACTAACGATTCGACGCTGCGGGCCTTCTGGCGCAAAAGCGTCGAGCGGATGGGCACCAACGAAAGTATCCTGAGCGTCGGAATGCGGGGCGACGGCGACGAACCCATGAGCCGCGAAACCGCCACCGCCCTGCTCGAAAAAATCGTAGCCGATCAGCGCACCATTATCAGCGACGTAACGGGCAAACCGGCAGCCGAAACACCTCAGTCATGGGCGCTCTACAAGGAAGTGCAGGACTACTACGACAAAGGCATGCGCGTTCCCGACGACGTAACGCTGCTACTCTGCGACGACAACTGGGGTAACCTTCGTAAGTTACCAACCGTGGGTACGCCGAAACGCAAAGGCGGGTACGGCATCTATTACCACTACGATTACGTAGGCGGTCCCCGCAACTACAAGTGGCTCAACACCAACACCATTGCCCGGACGCGGGAACAGATGCACCTGGCTTACGAACACGGCGTCGATCAAATCTGGATCGTGAACGTGGGTGATATCAAACCGATGGAGTTTCCCATCGAATTCTTCCTCGACTACGCCTGGAACCCCAACGCCTGGCCCGCCGACAAACTAACGGACTACACACGGCTGTGGGCTCAGCAGCAGTTCGGCCCAAAACACGCCGAAGCCATTGCCCGCATCCTGACGACCTACACGCAGTACAACGCCCGGCGCAAGCCCGAACTGCTCAGCCCGGACACGTACAGCCTGACTCACTACCGTGAAGCTGAGCGCGTCGTGGCCGACTATAACCAACTGCTCAGCGAGGCCGAACGCATTGGGAAGGACTTACCTACATCCTATCAGGACGCTTATTTTCAACTGGTGCTCCACCCCGTCAAGGCCAGCGCGACACTGAACGAACTCTACGTAACAGCGGGTCGGAACCGGCTGTACGTCAAACAGGGCCGGTCGGCTGCGAACAGCCTTGCCGACCGGGTAAAAAAGCTGTTTGAGCGGGATGCGCAGATCACGCGCTTCTACAACGATACGCTGGCCGGTGGCAAATGGACGCACATGATGGACCAAACCCACATTGGCTACACCTACTGGCAACAGCCAAACCAAAACGCTATGCCGAAGACCGAAACGATCAGCGTACCGACACCCGCCGATATGGGTCTTACCGTCGAAGGCAGCGACGACTGGTTTCCCGGCAGCGCGGGCAGTTCACTGACGTTGCCGACCTTCGACAAATACAATCAGCAGACATACTACATCGACCTCTTCAACCGGGGGCAAACGCCGTTTACGTTCCAGGCCAGCGCCGGTGCTCCCTGGCTTACCCTGTCGACGACCGGGGGAACCGTCGGGCAGGAAACGCGACTACTTGTCGGTGTCAACTGGAAACAGGCACCCGCCGGTACGCAGCAGGTACCGATTACACTGACCGGCCCCAACGGGCAACGGGTTGTCGTGCAGGCGGTTGTCAACAACCCGGCGTCTCCCCTGCTCGATCCGGCGGTTGGATTCGTGGAAAGCAACGGCTACGTTTCCATCGACGCCGAACACCCGACGCATACGACCCAAACCGCCACAGCTACCTGGCAGCGACTACCCGACATTGGCCGTACGGCGGGGGGCATGACCAGTTCCCCGGTCACAACGCCTGCCATCGAGCAACCCGGCGGACAGTCGCCCCGGCTGACGTATCAGGTGATTCTGGCCGACAGTGGTATGGTGCAGGTACAGACCTACGTATCGCCAACGCTGAATTTCAACGACAATAAGGGCCTGCGTTTCGCCATCTCGTTCGACGATGAAACGCCCCAAATCGTTAATATGCACGCCAACGAAACTGGGCGGGTCTGGGAGCAGTCGGTCGCCAACAACATCCGTATCCTGACAACCAAACACCGCTTGACGAAGCCGGGGGAACACACGCTAAAGTACTGGCTGGTCGATCCGGCGGTTGTCGTGCAGAAATTCGTCATCGACCGGGGTGGTGTCAAGCCCAGTTACCTAGGGCCACCCGAAAGCTTCCGGCGCGATGCACCAACCATGAGTCACAAGTGA
- a CDS encoding SDR family NAD(P)-dependent oxidoreductase: MTTNEQAADTALLTSAPAVFSLEGKRALITGGGSGIGFDIARCMTLAGADVIVTGRREQPLIDAVETLGPKANYMVNDVTVRAELDQLVDTIERQHGPIDILVNNAGINMKKPALDVTDDEFDRVVHTNLNAVFSLTRACATRMVERNSGVVIMISSMAAYYGIDRVAAYGASKSAVEGMVKILASEWSGKGVRVNAIAPGFIETAMSKTAMGGDPDRFARAMRRTPMGTFGQPSDIGWAAVFLASEAARYITGASLPVDGGNSIGF; this comes from the coding sequence ATGACTACCAACGAACAAGCAGCCGACACGGCACTGCTCACATCCGCGCCAGCCGTTTTTTCGCTGGAAGGCAAGCGCGCGCTCATTACCGGCGGGGGCAGCGGCATCGGCTTCGACATTGCCCGGTGCATGACCCTTGCCGGAGCCGACGTCATCGTGACGGGTCGCCGGGAACAACCCCTGATCGACGCGGTCGAGACGCTGGGGCCCAAAGCGAATTACATGGTCAATGACGTAACGGTGCGCGCTGAACTGGACCAACTGGTCGACACCATCGAACGTCAGCACGGCCCCATTGATATTCTGGTCAACAACGCGGGCATCAACATGAAAAAGCCCGCGCTGGACGTCACCGACGACGAATTCGACCGGGTGGTACACACCAATCTAAACGCCGTTTTTTCGCTGACACGCGCCTGTGCTACCCGCATGGTCGAGCGAAACAGCGGTGTCGTGATTATGATTTCGTCGATGGCGGCTTACTACGGTATCGACCGGGTCGCGGCATACGGCGCGTCGAAGTCGGCGGTGGAAGGAATGGTCAAAATTCTGGCGTCGGAATGGTCGGGCAAAGGCGTGCGGGTGAATGCCATTGCGCCGGGTTTCATCGAAACGGCCATGAGCAAAACGGCGATGGGTGGCGACCCCGACCGCTTCGCCCGCGCCATGCGCCGGACGCCGATGGGTACGTTTGGCCAGCCGTCGGATATTGGCTGGGCGGCCGTTTTCCTGGCGTCGGAAGCCGCCCGCTATATCACCGGTGCGTCGCTCCCCGTCGACGGTGGTAACTCGATTGGTTTTTAG